Proteins encoded within one genomic window of Meriones unguiculatus strain TT.TT164.6M chromosome 20, Bangor_MerUng_6.1, whole genome shotgun sequence:
- the LOC110562973 gene encoding small ubiquitin-related modifier 1-like, whose amino-acid sequence MDIPDQEANCSCAALEDKKEVIKVRVIGQDKSEIHFKVKMTTQLKKLKESYSQRQGVSVNLLKFLFEGQRIADNHTPGELGMEEEDVIEVYQEQTGGGLHHSTV is encoded by the coding sequence ATGGACATACCTGACCAAGAGGCAAACTGTTCATGTGCGGCCTTAGAGGATAAGAAAGAAGTTATTAAAGTCAGAGTTATTGGACAAGACAAAAGTGAGATACACTTCAAAGTGAAAATGACAACACAGCTCAAAAAACTCAAAGAATCATATAGTCAAAGACAGGGTGTCTCAGTGAATTTACTGAAGTTTCTCTTTGAAGGCCAGAGGATTGCTGATAACCACACTCCAGGAGAACtggggatggaggaggaagacGTGATTGAAGTTTATCAGGAACAAACTGGGGGTGGGCTGCATCATTCAACAGTTTAG